Proteins from one Mycobacterium sp. EPa45 genomic window:
- a CDS encoding helix-turn-helix domain-containing protein, with protein MSETQSVETPIVLAPDGPNAIGRMLGLLGDEWNLLIVQQALLGASRYSQFMSRLPISNSVLTNRLRTLVGDGLLTRKVHASTRARTEYLITGRGRSLWPALLSIWEWERNWVAEHQEALPAMRHLACGSHFAPLLRCNTCLAVVTGSEVELSLGPSGDWTRSAPAASTRRRSESESAAREAGLFPQTMSVFGNRWAAALLVAAFLGTTRFTDFQTQLGAPPSLLAERLQTFCNLGVFTTAPTSRSGPERAAYLLTEKGRAFFPVLTAALQWAQWWFQAPEGPAIVMTHNGCGSGFTGELACDRCTERLSGAQVSTVAI; from the coding sequence GTGAGCGAAACGCAGTCCGTCGAGACGCCCATCGTCCTGGCGCCCGACGGCCCCAATGCCATCGGCCGCATGCTGGGCCTACTCGGCGACGAGTGGAACCTACTGATCGTCCAGCAGGCGCTGCTCGGCGCCAGCCGCTACAGCCAGTTCATGTCGCGGCTGCCGATCTCGAACTCGGTGCTTACCAATCGGCTGCGGACCCTGGTCGGCGACGGACTGCTGACCCGCAAGGTGCATGCCTCCACCCGGGCGCGTACCGAGTACCTGATCACCGGCCGCGGGCGTTCGCTGTGGCCGGCACTGTTGTCGATCTGGGAGTGGGAACGCAACTGGGTCGCCGAGCATCAGGAAGCGTTACCAGCCATGCGCCACCTGGCGTGCGGGTCGCACTTCGCACCGTTGTTGCGGTGCAACACCTGTCTGGCCGTGGTGACCGGATCCGAAGTGGAGCTGAGCCTGGGCCCGAGCGGAGATTGGACACGGTCGGCGCCGGCCGCCTCGACGCGGCGCCGATCGGAATCCGAGAGCGCGGCGCGCGAGGCCGGGCTGTTCCCGCAGACGATGAGCGTGTTCGGTAATCGTTGGGCTGCAGCACTTCTGGTGGCGGCCTTCCTGGGCACCACCCGCTTCACCGATTTCCAGACCCAGCTCGGCGCGCCGCCGAGCCTGCTGGCCGAACGGCTCCAGACGTTCTGCAATCTCGGCGTGTTCACCACCGCGCCGACATCGCGCTCCGGTCCTGAGCGCGCCGCCTACCTGTTGACCGAGAAGGGGCGGGCGTTCTTTCCGGTGCTGACCGCCGCATTGCAGTGGGCGCAGTGGTGGTTCCAGGCGCCCGAAGGACCGGCGATCGTGATGACCCACAATGGCTGCGGGTCGGGTTTCACCGGCGAGCTTGCCTGCGATCGCTGCACCGAACGGCTGAGCGGGGCCCAGGTCAGTACCGTCGCTATTTAG
- a CDS encoding LpqN/LpqT family lipoprotein, whose protein sequence is MTSVAAAVLAVALTVTITGCSDDKNKAEAAKCNEVSLPMTDIPTRTDQEPRLRLPQPQGWERTTKLDSESIRYAIRNPGLTDEGFTPNAVVTLQKVSTDVGHAQAILDAQNQQLVARLKVKDLKSTPAQVCGSTAQTTSYTAPAMGKIPARTATSLAVVYQDGDINYVSTLTVQTIKPDNPTYAADSAAILKGFQILPPK, encoded by the coding sequence GTGACTTCAGTCGCGGCGGCCGTACTGGCGGTCGCGCTGACGGTGACGATCACGGGCTGTTCGGACGACAAGAACAAGGCCGAAGCCGCCAAGTGCAACGAGGTGTCGTTGCCGATGACCGACATCCCAACCCGCACCGACCAGGAGCCGCGGCTGCGACTACCGCAGCCGCAGGGCTGGGAGCGCACCACCAAGCTGGACTCCGAGTCGATCCGGTACGCCATCCGGAATCCGGGGCTCACCGATGAGGGATTCACCCCCAATGCCGTCGTCACCCTGCAGAAGGTGAGTACCGACGTGGGCCACGCGCAGGCAATCCTGGACGCGCAGAACCAGCAGCTGGTCGCGCGGCTGAAGGTCAAGGATCTCAAGAGCACTCCCGCACAGGTGTGCGGGTCGACCGCCCAAACCACCTCGTACACCGCGCCGGCCATGGGCAAGATCCCGGCCCGCACCGCCACCTCACTGGCGGTGGTTTACCAAGATGGCGACATCAACTACGTCAGCACGCTGACCGTGCAGACGATCAAGCCCGACAACCCCACCTACGCAGCCGATTCGGCCGCGATCCTCAAGGGATTCCAGATACTTCCGCCTAAATAG
- a CDS encoding Hsp20/alpha crystallin family protein, which translates to MLRFDPFNDLEAMTRGLLASQTGTDRSPRFMPMDLYKVDDHYVLTADLPGVDPGSIDVNVDNGTLTLTAHRSARSEDSVQWLTSERFFGTYRRQLSLGEGVDTAKISATYENGVLTVTIPLAERAKARRIEVTRSGESKPIEATTVEAG; encoded by the coding sequence GTGCTTCGCTTCGATCCGTTCAATGACCTTGAAGCCATGACCCGGGGACTGTTGGCCAGCCAGACCGGAACCGATCGCAGCCCCCGATTCATGCCGATGGACCTCTACAAGGTCGACGACCATTACGTGCTGACCGCCGACCTTCCCGGCGTAGATCCAGGTTCGATCGACGTCAATGTCGACAACGGGACTCTGACGCTCACGGCGCACCGGTCGGCCCGCTCCGAGGACTCGGTGCAGTGGTTGACCAGTGAGAGATTCTTCGGCACCTACCGCCGGCAGCTGTCACTCGGTGAAGGTGTCGACACCGCCAAGATCTCGGCCACCTACGAGAACGGCGTGTTGACGGTGACGATCCCCCTGGCCGAGCGCGCCAAGGCGCGCCGCATCGAAGTCACCCGTTCCGGCGAGAGCAAGCCCATCGAGGCGACCACCGTCGAAGCGGGCTGA